The Candidatus Abyssobacteria bacterium SURF_5 genome has a window encoding:
- a CDS encoding hydrogenase iron-sulfur subunit, whose translation MDIVIFACQNRIPQDWRPPFTPDSINGQYIRLRQLPCSAKLTTLSIIRLFEKQADAVLVLACPENGCRSLEGSRRAAARVREANAVLEEVGLGNCRVMIRQSGANNRQDLLDALQELSGRVEKLGPNPAKGNRVR comes from the coding sequence GTGGATATCGTTATCTTTGCCTGCCAAAATCGCATTCCGCAAGATTGGCGCCCTCCATTCACGCCAGATAGCATTAACGGGCAATACATCCGCCTGAGGCAACTCCCCTGTTCGGCAAAACTCACAACGCTTTCCATTATCCGCCTCTTTGAAAAACAGGCTGACGCCGTGCTTGTTCTCGCCTGTCCTGAAAACGGATGCCGCTCGCTCGAAGGCAGCCGCAGAGCGGCTGCTCGCGTGCGAGAAGCAAATGCCGTTCTTGAAGAGGTCGGCCTCGGAAATTGCCGGGTGATGATCAGGCAGAGCGGCGCCAACAATCGACAGGACCTCCTCGACGCACTGCAGGAATTAAGCGGCCGCGTGGAAAAGCTGGGGCCGAACCCGGCAAAAGGGAACAGGGTCAGATGA
- a CDS encoding methylenetetrahydrofolate reductase — protein sequence MKSGSNLEKVLAAGHFAVTAELGPPMGCNMEPVRKKIELLRGTADAYNVTDCQTAVVRMSSIATSILLVREGLEPVMQMTCRDRNRIAIQSDILGAAGHGIHNCLCIAGDHQSFGAAGKLKGHPGAKNVYDVDSIQLVGILKQLRDDSRQQGGDALDGPVPLFIGAAWTPLGDPIQIRTTRLAKKIRAGADFIQTQAVYDIEQFAEAMRKARDKGLHERAAILAGIIVPKSAAMLTYMNKSVPGVIVPQHLIDRMQAAADRRAEGIRIATELIEQVRRIEGVRGVHIQAIEWEAAVRDVVGGAGLLPRPVV from the coding sequence ATGAAGAGCGGGAGTAACCTTGAAAAAGTTTTGGCAGCCGGCCACTTCGCGGTAACGGCTGAACTGGGGCCGCCCATGGGCTGCAACATGGAGCCGGTTCGCAAAAAGATCGAGTTGCTGCGCGGGACAGCCGACGCGTATAACGTCACCGATTGCCAAACCGCGGTCGTCCGCATGAGCAGCATTGCGACGTCGATCCTGCTCGTGCGGGAGGGTCTCGAGCCGGTCATGCAGATGACTTGTCGCGACCGCAACCGGATCGCGATCCAGAGCGATATCCTCGGCGCGGCCGGTCATGGAATCCACAACTGCCTGTGTATCGCAGGGGACCACCAGTCGTTCGGGGCCGCCGGAAAACTCAAAGGCCATCCCGGCGCCAAAAACGTATATGATGTGGATTCGATCCAACTTGTTGGAATACTCAAACAGCTTCGCGACGATTCCCGCCAGCAGGGAGGCGACGCTCTTGACGGACCTGTTCCGCTGTTCATCGGCGCCGCCTGGACGCCGCTCGGCGATCCGATCCAGATTCGCACTACCCGACTGGCAAAAAAGATTCGAGCGGGTGCAGACTTTATTCAAACGCAAGCGGTCTACGACATCGAGCAATTTGCGGAGGCAATGCGCAAGGCGCGCGACAAAGGTCTTCACGAGCGTGCCGCCATTCTGGCGGGCATCATTGTTCCTAAAAGCGCCGCCATGCTTACGTACATGAACAAATCGGTGCCCGGCGTGATCGTTCCCCAACATCTGATCGACCGGATGCAGGCGGCCGCCGACCGGCGGGCCGAAGGCATACGAATCGCCACAGAACTGATCGAACAAGTGCGCCGGATCGAAGGCGTGCGCGGAGTGCACATCCAGGCAATTGAATGGGAAGCCGCTGTGAGGGATGTCGTTGGAGGCGCGGGACTGCTGCCCAGGCCGGTCGTCTGA
- a CDS encoding FMN-binding glutamate synthase family protein, with protein sequence MNLHRPNANEALQTSNRSRHVSPQSGICSRCIDGCKGGCDLFTSTFRGRELLYPGPFGEVTAGADKDYPVDYSHLNIMGYAFGAEGTLGDSDHATFPTVNTETQFGTTHKVKMKAPIFTGALGSTEIARKNWEHFAVGAAISGISLVCGENVCGIDPKLELDSRGKVKEAPDMRRRVEAYRRYHEGYGDILVQLNVEDTRFGVAEYVVDKLGVETIELKWGQGAKCIGGEIKVDSLERAIELKKRGYIVTPDPENPANQAAFRDGAIKQFERHSRLGFIDYDGFMKEVERLRKLGAKRVTLKTGAYPMRELAMAIRWSSDARIDLLTIDGAPGGTGMSPWRMMAEWGVPSIYLHSMAYNLCCKLRDKGKFVPDIAFAGGFSAEDHVFKAIALGAPFTKAVCMGRALMIPGMVGKNIAAWLNGSNGELPKTVSKYGKTKEEIFVCYEEIKAKYGAEADKMPLGAIGIYSTTEKIRVGLQQLMAGARKWKVELIKRQDLASLTEECTRVTGIPYIMDAYRQEAMEIIDA encoded by the coding sequence ATGAATCTACATCGTCCAAATGCCAATGAGGCGCTGCAGACGAGCAACCGCTCGCGGCATGTTTCACCTCAGTCCGGTATTTGCAGCCGCTGCATAGACGGTTGCAAGGGCGGGTGCGACCTTTTCACTTCCACTTTCCGGGGAAGAGAGCTGCTGTATCCCGGTCCCTTCGGGGAGGTAACCGCGGGCGCCGATAAAGATTACCCGGTCGATTATTCGCACCTGAACATCATGGGCTATGCCTTCGGGGCCGAGGGTACTCTGGGCGACTCCGACCACGCCACGTTTCCGACCGTCAATACGGAAACGCAATTCGGCACCACTCACAAGGTAAAGATGAAGGCCCCTATTTTCACCGGCGCGCTCGGCAGCACCGAGATCGCTCGCAAGAACTGGGAGCATTTTGCCGTGGGCGCGGCCATCAGCGGTATCAGCCTTGTTTGCGGTGAGAACGTCTGCGGCATTGATCCGAAGCTCGAGCTCGATTCCCGCGGAAAGGTAAAGGAAGCGCCCGATATGCGCCGGCGGGTGGAAGCCTATCGGCGGTATCATGAGGGATACGGAGACATCCTCGTACAACTGAATGTTGAAGATACGCGGTTCGGAGTAGCCGAATACGTGGTCGACAAGCTCGGCGTCGAGACCATCGAACTCAAGTGGGGCCAGGGCGCAAAATGCATCGGGGGCGAGATCAAAGTCGATTCGCTCGAGCGCGCCATCGAACTGAAGAAGCGCGGCTACATCGTAACGCCAGATCCCGAGAACCCGGCCAATCAGGCGGCCTTCAGGGACGGCGCCATCAAGCAGTTCGAGCGCCACTCGCGCCTCGGCTTCATCGACTACGACGGCTTCATGAAGGAAGTCGAACGGTTGCGCAAACTTGGCGCAAAACGGGTAACGCTGAAAACCGGGGCCTATCCGATGCGCGAGCTCGCCATGGCGATTCGCTGGTCGTCCGATGCCCGCATCGATCTGCTCACGATTGACGGAGCGCCGGGCGGGACCGGCATGAGCCCGTGGCGCATGATGGCCGAATGGGGCGTGCCTTCAATCTACCTGCATTCGATGGCCTACAATCTGTGCTGCAAACTCAGGGACAAAGGAAAATTCGTGCCTGATATCGCCTTTGCCGGCGGATTCAGCGCCGAAGACCACGTCTTCAAAGCGATCGCCCTGGGCGCGCCTTTCACGAAGGCAGTCTGTATGGGCCGCGCGCTGATGATCCCCGGCATGGTCGGCAAAAATATCGCCGCCTGGCTCAATGGATCCAATGGAGAACTGCCCAAGACCGTATCGAAGTACGGGAAGACGAAAGAAGAGATCTTTGTCTGTTACGAAGAAATTAAGGCGAAGTACGGGGCCGAAGCCGATAAAATGCCGCTTGGCGCAATCGGAATTTATAGCACAACCGAAAAAATACGAGTGGGCCTGCAACAACTGATGGCGGGGGCGCGCAAGTGGAAGGTTGAGTTGATCAAGCGCCAGGATCTGGCCTCTCTCACCGAAGAATGCACCAGGGTAACAGGCATCCCCTATATCATGGACGCGTACCGGCAGGAGGCGATGGAGATTATCGACGCCTGA